The Balneolaceae bacterium DNA segment ACAGATAGGGAATTTATTTGGCAGGATAATGGTGTCGTGAAAATATTATTGAATGATAGTGGTACTACTTCTTACAGGCGGGTGATAATGGGTGATTTTGTTGTTAACCTTCACGGCAAATGCTTTGCACAAAATTCATGTATGAAATTAACATACGGAAGTAATGAAGTTTATTTTGCACGATTTCCCAATGAACTTTCAAATGTTGGATTTATAAGAAATAGCCCCATTGCAGCTGATCAATCCAGTATATATTTAGGACAAAACAATTTTGGTTTAATCAGCCGATATAACTTGAGCGGCATGCTAATTTATGCCATCCCAACTATACGTTCGATTGAACACAAACCAACTCAGGAAGTTCGACATAATACCCGCATATCGCTATTTGGAAGAATTGCTAGAACTACTATCACTTCACGTTATAATGATGCAACAAACTCAATTTTGGATATAGATGTGAACGATAAGTATATCATTACTCTCTTTTCAGGATCAAAGAAGTTAGCAGGGAGATATATAGATGTTTACAATAAGAATAATGGGGAACCCATTGGGAGTATCGCATTGAATAAAATTACTAAAAGGAATGTGATAGCGCTTGAAGTTGTAGGAGATAGTATATTTTTACTTTCCCAGGACGCACAGCTGAGTAATTATGTTGATGAATTCAGATTGGTATTTACTTAGAAATGGCACAATTACTGTGATTATTCCTCCTTGCAACTTTATCAATCCTTTCTTACTTAGATAGTAAATATTCCACCATTTCGTTGCCCCATGGAAAACCTGTTCCGACGACGATATCTGATCTCGCTTACCTACATGATCGTAGTCGTCGTTGGTATTGCTGCCTGGCAATCCATTTCGTTGGAGGAGGCGCCTGAGCTTAATCAACCCTCTATCTCCATCAGCTATAGTTGGGGCACCACTTCGCCGGAGATCGTCGAAAAAGAAATTACCCGCAAGGTTGAGTCTGCCGCCAACAGGCTGCGGGATGTAGAGCGGATTGTCTCTTCAACAAGTGAGGGCAGTTCAAGCGTTACCATCTATTTCAGTAACAATGCTCCTGTGGATTTCCGCAAAGTGGAGTTGCAGGAGTATCTGATCGGCATGCAGGAATCGCTGCCTCCCAACGTGCGGAATCCCAGCATCACGCACAGGGTGCCGGAGGAGCTCCAGGATACACAGAATCTGCTCCACTATACCATCAGTGGAGAACGGCAGGTAAACGAATTGCTGGACTATGTGGACCAAAACATTCGATTGCCTCTGCTGGGTGTAGACGGAGTATCCGATATATCCGTTCAAGGGGCGGCACGACCGGCACTAGTGTTGGAGTTTAATCCCCAGATGGTTGACAGGTACAACATCAATCCCAACGCCATCGGATATCAGATAACTACCAATTTTCAGTGGCGATCATCTGGATTTATAGAAACTTCCGGGAATCGTTACAGCATGTTGGTGCCGCCACAGTATGAGAATCTTGACGATATCCGCAGCATGTGGATCTCCGTACCAGGATCCGAGCGTCGTCTGCGTCTTTCAACCGTTGCCAATGTTTCTATACAGGATGCGCCTACCACCTATGCTTACCGTATTAACGGCACGCCGTCTCTGACCATACAATTCATCAAAAAAAGCGGTGCGGATGCCATCCGGCTGGCGGAATTGCTCCGCGGCAGAATGGACGAAATTCGCAGTGAGATGCCGGAAGAATTTACATTGCGGCTGGTGAATGATTATACGGAGGATCTAAGGGAGCAATTCGACAGTTTGCAGAATCAGGCACTGGCCAGTCTGGCGGTCGTATTTCTAATACTCCTGGCCTTCATACGGCGTTTCCGGGCCCCATTTGTGATTCTTGGTAGCATCATCTTTTCACTGCTGCTTAGTTTGGCCATTCTCTACTTCATTGGCTATACGCTGAATGTACTGACCCTCGCCGGCCTTACCGTGGCCCTGGGCATGATTATTGACAACGCCGTAGTAGTTTTTGAGCAGGTGAATCCAGGACTGCCGGACGATCGAGAGAGCCGTATCCAGCATGTAGTTGAGCAGCTTCCACGGTCGGTGGTACCTGTATTGGGTGCAACCCTAACCACGGTGGGCATTTTCATACCTCTGTTTTTTGCGATGGAAGAGCTCCAGCTGTTCCTGGTGCCCCTCGCTGTAGCTCTCTCATCCACTTTGGTTTCCTCAGTGTTTATCGCCTTATCCTGGATTCCCTATTCACTGATCTGGCTTGTTCCTCCCAAATCGGACAGCAAGGAGATTGCCAGAGAAGCGCGTGGATTCTTCAAGAAGTTTCGCAGGGGACTTCTTTGGCTTTTTGCCTTTCGCCATCGTGCCCGTTGGTTTTTTTACGTGGCTCTTATAGCCGTATTCGGAATTCCCATCTGGGCTATTGAGACGCCGGCCTTCGATGACGAGGAAACACAAACCTGGTGGCCTGAATTTACCCGGGTCTACTTTGATAACCGCTCCGATATCGATCCCTGGGTAGGAGGGTTGTCGTACCGGTTCTTCAATGATATTTATTTTGGAAGTCCCTGGGGAGGCTACTCAACCCAGCAGAGTATCTATGTCAGTATTAGAACCCCGCAGGGAACGCCCTACGAAGAAATCAACAAGATGGCGCTTAATTTCGAGCGCATTGTGCAACCTTATGCGGACGCCTTTACATACTACCAGGCACAGGTAAACAGCCGCAATGAAACGGCCAACCTCCGCTTCTATATCAAAGACGAATATCTTACCCGTCCTGAGCCCTACATATTCTACGCAGAAGCTCAGTATCTGGCCGCACGCACGGGCAATTCGGGTATTTCGGTAGGTGGGCTGGGTGACGGCATCTCCACGGGGCTGGGAAGCATGTCCATCAACAGGAGCATCTATCTGACGGGCTACTCCTATGATGGTCTGCTGGATGTTGCCCGGGACCTGGAACGCAGGCTAACACGCAGCCGGAGGGTGAATAACGTCGATATTCATGGATCGGGGGGATATGGCAACGAAGAAACCTTTCACTATTTCTTGGATCCAAGGAAGGAAGAAATGGCCATGCGTGGTATAGATTGGCAGGAACTCAGTCAGGCCATATCCATGGACGTCAACACCAGCAATACGGCCGGCAGTATTGAGATGAATGGGCAGAGCATGCAGGTTATCACCAGAAACATTACGCCTGCCGACCGCCCCGAACAGCTGCTGAACAAAAAGCGCATCAGCGGACCCGATAGCACCATGTTTACCCTGGAGCAGGTGGCGGAGGTGAGCCGGGAGAAAACCCAGTCAACCATCAATCGGGAAAACCAGTCATACTCACGCACGGTAGGTGTGGATTTCCTTGGTCCACATCGCCTGGCCACCGATTACATCGATGGCGTGGTGGAGGAGACGCCCACACCGGTTGGCGTGACCATCAGCACCAGCCGAAGCGGCACATGGAATTTTGGAAGTTCCGAGCAGACCCGAAACTTGCTGTTCATCCTGGCTATGACCGTCCTGAGCGTATGGATGATCGTCTCGGCCTTGCTGGAATCGTGGGTGGATCCGCTGATCGTGATTTCCGCCGTGCCCCTCAGTCTTATTGGCGTGATGATCGGCTCCCTGTATCACGATCTGGCCTTCGACCAGGGAGCTATTGCAGGCACCCTGCTCTGTGTTGGTGTAGTGGTCAATAACTCCATCCTCCTTATGCACGAAAAGCAGTATCTGCGCGGTAAGGGCATTCACGGCATACGAAGCTGGCTGTATGTATACCGCAACAAGATGCGGGCGGTGATGGTGACGACACTTACGACCATCGGAGGACTTCTCCCCATCCTTATTCTGAGCGACCACGATATTTGGCAGCCGCTCGCCACCATCGTAACTTGGGGACTGGGCATCAGTACGGTGCTCATCCTGTTATTGATGGGCCTCTGGGAGAAGACAAACCTGAGAAGCGCAAACGATTAGCACTACCCGCTTCTCATGAACCGTTACCATCCTACAGCGGGACAAATAACGTTCACTTGCCTGTTCCTTGTCCTCGCCCCGAGCTGTCTCGCCACCCAGTTTGAACAGGTAAAATCCAAGCATGAGATGAGCTGATGACACGAGCTTCTTTTGTATGTAGTGTTATCATAATTACAGGTCTCCTGTGGTTCAATGGGTGCAATGATAAGAATCAGGAGCCGCCTCCCCTTAAACTGGGCGCGGCCTACCTGGACTCCGATGCCTTCCAGCGTTTTCAGATGAGCCTCAAGAGGGAACAGTCACGCAGCACGAGTGAGAGAGAGCTGATCAACAATGTCATAGCCGAGGTGCTTTCGCGTACCCATACGACCCTGAGCCTGCCGGTGTACTACACGACGAGTTCCCTCGCGGCCTACACCGACAGCAGCGACCGCATCCTCCTGAAAACCAGCGAGCTGAGCGGGTCCGAATTCGGCCGCTACAGCTACTATTCAGTGGGAAAGACCCGGAAAGGGGACATCACCGTTCTGTTTTTTCTACTTCGAAAAAACAGCACACCGGATATCGAAGTGGACCTGATGGTGGCGACTGTGGGACGTGACGGAGGTGTCCGATCCGCAAGATCTGTGGCGCCTTTTCAGCGTGCTGTTACTGGCAAAAGGATTAACAGCGAGGTCGAGGTCAGTAAGGACTTGCGCATCGTAAGCCGCATACACGATACGGGGAACGACGTAGTTGCAAGCGCTTCTGTGGAATACCGTGATTTTCATGTGCGCGCAGACGGACGCATCATAGAACCCCCCTTTGAGGATTAGCGGCTCGGAGCAAGCCATGAATTACTTCTCGTTCCCATGTGTTGTAGAATGCAGGATGAAAACTCTTTCACCCCCTGCCCCTATATGGTATTGCATTAGCCTCACAGGTTGAGTAATCTACACCTGAACTATTGGAAACTGTCTTTCGCACCTGCCATGACACGACGCATACTTCCTGTCCTCCTGCTTACGCTTTTTCCCATGCTGGCTTTCGCCCAGGTTGACGCTCTGGTGCAGCAGGCGGATTCGCTTTATGACCTGCACGAAGAACAGAAGGCGCTTGAGGCTTATGACCGTGTACTGGAGCAAGCCCCCGATCACTACCGGGCACTCTGGCGCAGCAGCCTCCTAAATGCGCGCGTGGGCAACCGGCAGGAGGGGAGTGCCGAGCAGCGGGAGTATTTCAGCCGGGCTCGTGATCTGGCTGATAGAGCACTTCAGGTGGACTCCACAGATGCCGAATCAAATTTTGTGATGGCGGTGGCCATGGGACGCATGGCGCTGATATCGGGCGCTCGTGACCGGGTTGCGGCTTCCCGTGACATCAAGAGATATGCTCAGAAAGCCCTGGAGATAGATCCCGATCATGCCGGTGCCCTGCACGTAATGGGTCGCTGGAATTTCAGGATTGCCAACCTCAGCTTCGTAGAACGCCTGGCAGCCAATACACTATTCGGGGGCGTCCCGGGTCCAGCCAGCAATGAACGGGCGGTCGAACTTACCGAAAAAGCTATCAGCATCGATGGCGATGTCCTGCTCTACTACTTCGACCTGGCTACGGTCTACCGGGAGATGGGAATGGATGAGCAGGCTATT contains these protein-coding regions:
- a CDS encoding efflux RND transporter permease subunit, which codes for MENLFRRRYLISLTYMIVVVVGIAAWQSISLEEAPELNQPSISISYSWGTTSPEIVEKEITRKVESAANRLRDVERIVSSTSEGSSSVTIYFSNNAPVDFRKVELQEYLIGMQESLPPNVRNPSITHRVPEELQDTQNLLHYTISGERQVNELLDYVDQNIRLPLLGVDGVSDISVQGAARPALVLEFNPQMVDRYNINPNAIGYQITTNFQWRSSGFIETSGNRYSMLVPPQYENLDDIRSMWISVPGSERRLRLSTVANVSIQDAPTTYAYRINGTPSLTIQFIKKSGADAIRLAELLRGRMDEIRSEMPEEFTLRLVNDYTEDLREQFDSLQNQALASLAVVFLILLAFIRRFRAPFVILGSIIFSLLLSLAILYFIGYTLNVLTLAGLTVALGMIIDNAVVVFEQVNPGLPDDRESRIQHVVEQLPRSVVPVLGATLTTVGIFIPLFFAMEELQLFLVPLAVALSSTLVSSVFIALSWIPYSLIWLVPPKSDSKEIAREARGFFKKFRRGLLWLFAFRHRARWFFYVALIAVFGIPIWAIETPAFDDEETQTWWPEFTRVYFDNRSDIDPWVGGLSYRFFNDIYFGSPWGGYSTQQSIYVSIRTPQGTPYEEINKMALNFERIVQPYADAFTYYQAQVNSRNETANLRFYIKDEYLTRPEPYIFYAEAQYLAARTGNSGISVGGLGDGISTGLGSMSINRSIYLTGYSYDGLLDVARDLERRLTRSRRVNNVDIHGSGGYGNEETFHYFLDPRKEEMAMRGIDWQELSQAISMDVNTSNTAGSIEMNGQSMQVITRNITPADRPEQLLNKKRISGPDSTMFTLEQVAEVSREKTQSTINRENQSYSRTVGVDFLGPHRLATDYIDGVVEETPTPVGVTISTSRSGTWNFGSSEQTRNLLFILAMTVLSVWMIVSALLESWVDPLIVISAVPLSLIGVMIGSLYHDLAFDQGAIAGTLLCVGVVVNNSILLMHEKQYLRGKGIHGIRSWLYVYRNKMRAVMVTTLTTIGGLLPILILSDHDIWQPLATIVTWGLGISTVLILLLMGLWEKTNLRSAND